Proteins encoded within one genomic window of Mycolicibacterium aubagnense:
- a CDS encoding prepilin peptidase: protein MGVGKVFWCGAIGAWMIALCVYDLRERRLPNRLTLPGAAALVGAGLITGKGTAAALGAAALCGVYLVIHLLSPRAMGGGDVKLALGLGALTGMFGADVWALAAIGAPLITAGYAVVLLLRRSGRTVPHGPSMCLASAAAVALGTFASP from the coding sequence ATGGGGGTGGGCAAGGTTTTTTGGTGCGGGGCCATCGGCGCTTGGATGATCGCGCTGTGCGTCTACGACCTGCGCGAACGACGGCTACCTAATCGGTTGACGTTGCCCGGCGCGGCGGCGCTCGTGGGCGCTGGTCTGATCACCGGCAAGGGGACCGCGGCGGCGCTGGGGGCGGCGGCCCTGTGCGGCGTGTATCTGGTTATCCATCTGCTGAGTCCGCGGGCGATGGGCGGCGGAGACGTCAAACTGGCCCTCGGCCTGGGCGCGCTGACGGGGATGTTCGGCGCCGACGTCTGGGCGCTGGCGGCCATCGGGGCGCCGCTGATCACGGCGGGCTATGCGGTGGTGCTCCTGCTGCGGCGCAGCGGACGGACCGTGCCACACGGGCCGTCGATGTGCCTGGCCAGCGCCGCGGCGGTCGCGCTCGGTACCTTTGCCTCACCATGA